The Apostichopus japonicus isolate 1M-3 chromosome 6, ASM3797524v1, whole genome shotgun sequence genome contains a region encoding:
- the LOC139969130 gene encoding ornithine decarboxylase-like, translating into MENSITVCQDTEEVIDVIRRMITERSLYQNSDDAFYVMDMGYQVKMVDQWKRLLPKVYPYYAVKANPDPVLLQIFAKMNFGFDCASLHEIQTILNLNVQPSRIVYAQPHKQTSHLKYAAAVGVEMTVFDDENELYKIKKIAPNMRLLLRLCTKGLTDSITGPMADKFGCPRNETSHLLTLAKNLDLKVVGVSFHVGSLGATADSAEVYARAIEAAKNIFSEGRALGFDFEILDIGGGFPAKTTVNYSTLDFNEVVNIISMSIDNEFGNDGTFQVIAEPGLQFAMPSTVLVANIIGKRRKPSKGDPMSNESGMGFDYFINDGIFTSFLKYALVPDVTPVVKPVAQIYANVPSHTCRIWGQSCAGNDVVVQNCKLPEMNVGDWLFFTDQGSYSSALATTFNGFQQHPVHRFITQSSKTKLDQLLVEAPFQLQYYTK; encoded by the exons ATGGAGAATTCTATTACTGTTTGTCAAGATACAGAGGAGGTTATTGATGTCATACGAAGAATGATAACCGAAAGATCTCTGTACCAG AATTCCGACGATGCTTTTTACGTGATGGACATGGGATATCAAGTCAAAATGGTGGATCAATGGAAACGGCTGTTACCTAAAGTCTATCCGTACTATGCAGTCAAGGCAAACCCAGATCCTGTACTTCTtcaaatatttgccaaaatgAACTTTGGTTTCGATTGTGCTAGCTTG CACGAAATTCAGACAATACTAAACCTGAACGTTCAACCTTCAAGGATAGTGTACGCTCAACCCCATAAGCAGACATCACATCTAAAATACGCCGCCGCAGTTGGGGTTGAGATGACGGTTTTTGACGACGAGAATGAACTttacaaaattaagaaaattgcaccaaatatgag GCTTCTACTTCGTTTATGTACCAAAGGTTTAACAGATAGTATAACAGGTCCAATGGCAGACAAATTTGGTTGTCCACGCAACGAGACTTCTCACCTTCTGACATTAGCAAAGAATTTAGACTTAAAGGTTGTAGGTGTCAG TTTCCATGTTGGATCTCTTGGTGCAACGGCGGACTCAGCTGAAGTCTACGCACGTGCAATAGAAGCAGCTAAAAACATTTTCTCGGAAGGAAGAGCTCTGGGATTTGATTTTGAAATACTTGATATTGGTGGAGGTTTCCCAGCGAAAACAACTGTCAATTACTCAACATTGGACTTTAATGAG GTAGTCAATATCATTAGTATGAGCATAGATAACGAGTTCGGTAATGACGGAACGTTCCAAGTTATAGCTGAACCAGGTTTACAATTCGCTATGCCATCTACCGTGTTGGTCGCTAACATTATTGGCAAGCGTCGCAAACCGTCCAAAGGGGACCCGATGTCAAACGAAAGTGGAATGGGGTTTGACTATTTTATCAACGACGGGATATTCACTTCATTCCTGAAATATGCCCTTGTACCAGACGTAACGCCCGTAGTGAAG CCCGTTGCACAAATCTATGCAAACGTTCCGAGTCATACGTGCAGGATCTGGGGGCAGTCTTGTGCAGGAAATGACGTCGTTGTTCAGAACTGTAAACTTCCGGAAATGAACGTTGGTGACTGGTTATTTTTCACAG ATCAAGGCTCGTACTCCTCCGCCTTAGCAACTACATTTAATGGTTTCCAGCAACATCCCGTTCATCGATTCATTACACAATCCTCCaa AACTAAATTGGATCAACTTCTTGTCGAAGCACCCTTTCAGCTACAGTATTATACTAAATAG
- the LOC139969132 gene encoding phenazine biosynthesis-like domain-containing protein 1 isoform X1, with protein sequence MASEKSLPIFTVDAFASKPFTGNPAAVCLIQNGDLSDDTKQKLAMEMNLSETAFVRILQPGDSFEKSSNFELRWFTPKNEVKLCGHATVASAAVLFFCSGNQSDALTFKTKSGDLVAKRSADRITISLPQNPPSDKVPKGVDKLIEITLGDYHSKLAETLYSLSTRKLVVLLHPSVHREELEKMSPNPAAMMAAYKTGEVMGVIITLRGSQENGAVDEDGRVYDFISRYFAPWNGIDEDPVTGAAHTVLSPYWSNVLGKKEMYARQCSARGGNLEIKMRDDGRVDLSGTAKIVLEGKVLLN encoded by the exons ATGGCAAGCGAGAAAAGCTTGCCAATATTCACTGTTGATGCATTTGCTAGTAAGCCGTTTACAGGAAATCCAGCAGCAGTGTGTCTTATACAAAATGgg GATCTCAGCGATGACACCAAGCAGAAACTTGCAATGGAGATGAATTTGTCTGAGACTGCATTTGTCAGAATATTGCAACCTGGTGATTCTTTTGAGAAAT CCTCCAATTTTGAGTTGCGTTGGTTCACCCCTAAGAATGAAGTCAAACTTTGTGGGCATGCTACAGTCGCCTCAGCTGCTGTTTTATTTTTCTGCTCAG GAAATCAATCAGATGCACTCACTTTCAAGACAAAGAGTGGTGACCTTGTTGCGAAAAGGTCGGCAGACCGAATCACGATATCCTTACCTCAGAATCCTCCCAGCGATAAG GTTCCCAAAGGTGTGGATAAATTAATTGAG ATAACACTAGGAGATTATCATTCCAAGCTGGCAGAAACGTTATATTCACTTTCGACAAGAAAACTGGTCGTCCTCTTGCACCCGTCCGTCCACAG AGAGGAATTGGAGAAGATGTCACCTAATCCAGCAGCGATGATGGCTGCTTACAAGACAGGTGAGGTCATGGGTGTGATCATCACTCTGAGAGGAAGCCAAGAGAATGGAGCAGTCGATGAAGATGGCCGAGTTTACGATTTCATCTCTAGATACTTTGCTCCATGGAATGGTATCGATGAAGATCCAGTCACAG GTGCAGCACACACAGTATTGTCACCTTACTGGTCTAACGTTTTAGGAAAGAAGGAAATGTATG CTCGACAATGCTCAGCACGAGGTGGGAATCTGGAGATCAAGATGAGAGATGACGGACGAGTTGATTTATCAGGAACAGCAAAAATAGTTCTAGAAGGAAAAGTGctcttaaattga
- the LOC139969132 gene encoding phenazine biosynthesis-like domain-containing protein isoform X2, with product MASEKSLPIFTVDAFASKPFTGNPAAVCLIQNGDLSDDTKQKLAMEMNLSETAFVRILQPGDSFEKSSNFELRWFTPKNEVKLCGHATVASAAVLFFCSGNQSDALTFKTKSGDLVAKRSADRITISLPQNPPSDKVPKGVDKLIEITLDSASPFDVQYTPGANKELLLRVPDSCTREELEKMSPNPAAMMAAYKTGEVMGVIITLRGSQENGAVDEDGRVYDFISRYFAPWNGIDEDPVTGAAHTVLSPYWSNVLGKKEMYARQCSARGGNLEIKMRDDGRVDLSGTAKIVLEGKVLLN from the exons ATGGCAAGCGAGAAAAGCTTGCCAATATTCACTGTTGATGCATTTGCTAGTAAGCCGTTTACAGGAAATCCAGCAGCAGTGTGTCTTATACAAAATGgg GATCTCAGCGATGACACCAAGCAGAAACTTGCAATGGAGATGAATTTGTCTGAGACTGCATTTGTCAGAATATTGCAACCTGGTGATTCTTTTGAGAAAT CCTCCAATTTTGAGTTGCGTTGGTTCACCCCTAAGAATGAAGTCAAACTTTGTGGGCATGCTACAGTCGCCTCAGCTGCTGTTTTATTTTTCTGCTCAG GAAATCAATCAGATGCACTCACTTTCAAGACAAAGAGTGGTGACCTTGTTGCGAAAAGGTCGGCAGACCGAATCACGATATCCTTACCTCAGAATCCTCCCAGCGATAAG GTTCCCAAAGGTGTGGATAAATTAATTGAG ATTACTCTGGACTCTGCCTCACCCtttgatgtacagtacacaccCGGTGCAAACAAGGAGCTTCTTCTCCGAGTACCAGATTCGTGTACAAG AGAGGAATTGGAGAAGATGTCACCTAATCCAGCAGCGATGATGGCTGCTTACAAGACAGGTGAGGTCATGGGTGTGATCATCACTCTGAGAGGAAGCCAAGAGAATGGAGCAGTCGATGAAGATGGCCGAGTTTACGATTTCATCTCTAGATACTTTGCTCCATGGAATGGTATCGATGAAGATCCAGTCACAG GTGCAGCACACACAGTATTGTCACCTTACTGGTCTAACGTTTTAGGAAAGAAGGAAATGTATG CTCGACAATGCTCAGCACGAGGTGGGAATCTGGAGATCAAGATGAGAGATGACGGACGAGTTGATTTATCAGGAACAGCAAAAATAGTTCTAGAAGGAAAAGTGctcttaaattga